ACATGCTTCATTCTGGTTTGGTTTGCGAAGCATGGTCTAAGAGGTGCATTTTATTACTTGGTACACTGCATCGAAGGTTTGTGCTTCGATATAGCTCGAGAAGGAAGGCAACCTACCATGCAACAACGAAGGTCGAGCAATTCTTGCAGGGCTATTGCAAATGCTCCACGTGGCATGTATTGGCATATGATTGAGATATCGATGTCGGGTGTTGAAAAAAATTAGCTTAATTAGTCGGTTAATTGAATTGGGAAGACTAGTCAACCTAGGGTATTGCAAAGGGTTtgcaaataaaatttattttaggtTAGAGTATGGTGAGCTTTCCTGAAGCTTTCCTGCATATGTGCAGTGCAACTATAGAAGTTGAGGTCAGCTTGGCCGGTTAAGAAACATGGTATGAATTCACATACATCTAAAAgatggaggaagaaagaaagaggagcaATTGAGTGCATAATTTATGATCATTCACCTTGCTTATCCACTATTAGTTCAATGCTTCCTCTCATGGTCATTTGCCTTCCACCTCACCCGCACTCGTTCTCTCAGCTCGATCTAGACTCTCCACCATCTTCTGGTTCTCATGCTCCCATGGTTGTCAATTTTGTAAACAACTAGCCAAGAGGATTTCCACCATTAATAAAGACTGATCCGATGATTAGTTGTTAAAAAACCTCACTCCCTCTCCCTTGCCTCCAGTGCATGGCAACTGACTGCTGTTTGCCTCTTTCACTCCTTTATCAGAACAAGAACAAAGTTTATAAGGAAAAGTTCTTACATTATGCTTCAATCGTATGAGCAATCCAATTGGACAAAACAAGCTAGCTATTTATTAATGGTGtctatttttcattaatagttgcaGTCATAATTAAGATATCGTCATAGTTAATTGTATAATAGACATCAATGTACAgctttaattaataaaataactGAATACATATGATAATGCACTGCAATGAAGTGCATAGCGTTGCCATTTAGCAGTAGACGAGCACCTGCAAACCAGTTGagggctcctcctcctcctcctcctcctcctcctcctccttcttcttcttcttcttcttcttcttcttctctataatacatgcatacatagaaATCTTTAAATTTTAGCAGTGGTGTACATGCGTCCACTCCCTTTGGATTTTCTGAGCCAAAGTCAGCCGTCCAATCAGTTgtgattccttttttttttcttcgataTCGGCAGATATAGTAGCTTGAATAAGAGTTGGAGCCACGaaggggaaaaggaaaaaaaaaagaataaaagaaaaaaaaattaaggaaaCGTGCCCGCACGCTAGGACTCATGTACGAAGAGCAGGAAGGCTCGCAGGCAACTGGCGAAAATAGAATGGAGATACCCTTAGCATTACACTGAAGAAGATTAAACTAAAATTTATTATACGATGCCACCGTATCCGGCTGGCTTGAAATGGTCCTACCTTTTAAGAGATGAGATAGAATCATAGAATGAttcttttagaggtttccatccGGATCCAGAAATTTATCCACGTATCTACTTCAGAGGGACGATCCATAGTTGGGGTAACTTATAACTATTTTCATGCAATTTCTACATCTCCTTCTGTAATATATTTCTCTTAGGAGCTACCGCTCTCGTGTACATGAGAGAGGTATTTTTGGCATTATTAGGATTTATACTATTACAATCCTTATAGTAGAATTGCTTGCTGTATGGGAAGGACTAATTTATGCTATATAGATATTGAGGGCTTTTCAGGAGATGGATTCGATTCCAATTGTTAGATGACTTTCATATTCACTTTCTATGAAGGTAAGATCTCATCCTCTCCCACATGAATGCTGGTGAGTGATATGTTCATCAATCTCTTGTGAGGGTTCACGTATCTATAAAAAAAGCTAATTGTACAATTGATCGGATTATATATCCAAGCACATCGACATTGTATTATAGGACTATACGACTAAtcttttttctcaatttttgaatattttatttttcaactCTAACAAATATATTTATTCTAGAATGGTTTAATTTTATCCATTTTACCCGAAAAAAAAGCATGCGATGCACAACAAGAACGAATTCACACCGCACTTTGAATTGGGCACCAGTCCTCGTAGAATCGAGCATCTAGAAGCATGCATTCTAGGTGAGTCATACCAAAATCCATTGACATGATATacatgtagagagagagagagagagataccaAGTAACAAAATCCtatttgtcaaaaaaaattctCCAACAAATATGCATGTGTGATTACCATCCTTCACATCAAAATTGTATTGAGAAATAACCATCTCCTTCTCTTTCCATCACCATCATCTGCATTAGCGTGTCATGCAATGCATCAGTTTTTCTTCTTGAAATCAAATGCTTGAAATAAAACTTCATTGCTGGCTCCTGCACGAAATCCTTGGTATCGAGAAGTTTTGGGCTCAACACAATGGTCAACATCTGGCCTGGCCCGGACTTCCGCTAGGGTTCGGTCACGGGTCGTAGTCGGACAGCGGCACGGATCTTGACTCGCCCCAATTCACCGGCTCTCGACCGGGATCGGGGGGTTTGTTTGCGGGCTCCTTCCACCTTCGAGGAAGCTTCCTCGGTGGACACGGTGGCGATCTCCCAGCTCTGACCATCGTCAAACTTGAAtccctcttctccttttctttttttttttaagtcccatcttcttgcTGGGGTGGAGAATTTTATTATTAGAAAGAGACCTAATCACTGGTTATCGTCTCTCTCGCGCCCGAGGGTCGCCGGCCGGCTGGCGTTTTCCCAATTGGATCTTTGTCTCCCCCGCACGTACCCCACACTCCACGCGGGGATCTTGATGTCGGATCTACTGAAGAGCATCGTAGGAGAGGAGGGATCCCGCGTCGTTCGGCGGATCGCGATCCCCTCTTGCCGGTTCTTTAATTTTCGTAGACAATAAAGGTGGGTAGGAGGAAAGATTTTGGTGGTAAGATTCGATGTGTTTTTATCTTCTTATCATTCCCAAGTCTTCGAGTGTTTGGACTTTTGATATGGGTCATGTTTTCTTCGCTTCGATTCTGAGTATATGTTGTCTTGATACCGCATCGGCAATTGAGGGATTTTGTTGCTGCTGATGAATCTGAGTCTGAATTAGTCGAAATTTGATTCAATGTTTGTCTTGGATGAAAATTTTCGGTTACTAGTTTCTCGTAAAACGTTATGAATGCTTGAACTTGTTTTTTACTTGTTGGACAAAGTTACATTGTCGTATGTGTTTTATAACTGGATCTTCTATTATAACCTCAGTTGGGAAGTTCTGTTGCTCCCTGAGGAATCTATTGCATATGACCTTTTGTTAGTTCCCAAAAGAAAGTTGCTTTTGGTTAAATCTAGGAATGAAGCTCTTAGCAGGGATTCTCAGCTACCAAGATCGATGCTGGAGACAAGCTTCCCATGAATATCTTCCCTATTTTTAAACCTGACCCAAGCAGCATGATGTCGAAGTATCCTGTGTTTCTGTAGTAGATAATTTGATAGTTGAACAGACAATTAGCATGTAAGATTAAGTTTGTAGTACACTGTGCCTCAGATGTGGGGAATTCAGGGATTTGAAAGCTCTAAGCCTGGCTGTAGGACTCCTTGAGTTGTAGATTGGATAACAAACATGTTCAGCACCACAATAAAAAGgagaaaatataagaaaataacTCATAATAAGAGGCATAGGAATTTGCATCTTTGGCATTTGACTACGTCTTtttttgttgggggggggggattgAGGGATTTAATAAATTGCATAGCTTATTAGGGTTAATTTTACCACCAAACAACTGTTCTCCAAGCTCCTCCATTCTTATGCACATTGCCTAAGAGAATCACCCAAGAGAGATTGACACAAGGAATCACAAAGAAGGCATACCGacaaaagaaaatctctcttaGAATTGCAAGAGAACACCTAGTATATAACTGAAGAAGCATAAGAACCAAGACAAAGTGAGCACCCTcgattcttctttcttcttcctcgtaCTCTCTTCCTTTATATCCCATCCACTTACAACTATGACACCacaatccatgaaacatgagctTTCTAGTATTATGGGGACAAGCATGTCATTGCATTAATTTGTGCCTTCTTCTCTCCTTGTGTTACCTTGGATTTGGACTTATTCATGGACTCTACTTGCCTACTGTGGCAATAGGTATCATGCCACAACAATCATCATCTTGGCATGCACTGCTCAGCCAACAAGAACGCAATTATACACCTCAATAAGCCATATTTGATAGCATCCCTTCTTCTTGGGTTGTGACTATCTCATCTTTGCACAAGATTTGAACTCGATCTTCGCTCAGATATACTCATCCTACCTTGTTTGTCTGTATCTTGTAGAAACTTTTTGTAATACTTGCAATGTGCTATTATAACAAAAGTGACTCGAGATGATTGTCTGCCCACCAGCACAACACCCTCGTTTAACTTTTCCAACACAATGCAGTTGCCATTGGAACTCCTTTTTTAACTGTGTTTTTGGTGGATTTATGCATCTCATTCTTCATTTAAACCATGGTGCTGCCTGCCACCTTTGCAACTCCACCTCATGCCGAATAATGACAACCCTTGGAGTATACCTAGCAAGATTAGATTCTTGGACATTTGAGGGTTATATTGGACCCCACTGAGAACACATTGCTTGGTAAACATTTTCAATGTTAATGTCCCTATTTGGCTGAATGAGAGTGCCTTCTCTTAAGAAGAATCAAACCAAATGTAATAAACATGACAAAAATCAGCCAAATCTAGAAGCCACCAATTACTGTAAGCACTAAGACCTACAGAGATAGTAAGAATGTATCTATCATCACCATTGTTAATACTCTTCAATACAATTGCCACATCCAATACCCATTATCATTCTTCTTCTTGTGCACATTGCAGATACTCTTGTTTGATGTGACTATGCTACCCACAGTGATAACAGTGCACCACGGCCTTTCTGTTAGATCAAGATATAGATTGTGCACACTCTTAAATCCCCTTTTCACTAACTTTtcctttcccatgtttctcgaGATACCAACAGCCATCTTGATTGTCCTAAAGATGAATCTTTTCATTATGTCTGCTGTGCCATCTTTTAACTTCATTGTGCTTTGGCCATAAAAAAGGATAATCATCATGTGCTTGGAAAAAGGCCTGTATCTAAGTGGGACTGGGTGATCTATTATATGAATACAAGGCTTGTGAACAAATGTTAAAGCATGAGAGAGTACCAATTTTTCAAACTTTGCTGGGATTGGCTGCATTGCTTGAGATAACTGTAGGGAGAGAACTGAGAATGGAAACTGCACAACAATAATTAGCTAAAGAGAAGCAAAAGGACAAGTCCAATCAAATATGCAAGAATCTAGTATGAGAAGCTGAAAGAACTCAAGGTCCCATTAGTTGGCATGTATCCACTTCTAACACAAGTTTGCTAATCTCTCTCCCGCTGCCCTTCACTCATACCCATGACACTACCCTCCAATGGGACATGAGCTTTTCTAGAGGAGGCAATTTAAATTCTAAGATGGATTCTGCTCTTAAGGCAACATTAGGAGAGAGGCATTGCCTTGTTGCTTTCTAAAAGGTGAGCATGAGGTTGTGCCATAACATGCTTATGTCCTTGTCACTAAGGGTGTAAATGAACCGAAGGTGAGTGAGCTAGGGCTTGCTCGAGCTCAGCTCAAATTGTTACATGATTGGCTCAAGCTCTGCTCAAGCTTGAGTTGAGCTACGATGGCCGAGATCAAGTTCAAGATTTTTAAATCCCGAGATatcaattattttgattagtgACTGAGATCTAGATGAATTGAAATCTCCGTTTATATCGATATTATCAACTACATTTAAGTATTTGTTTTTGagatttatttgttaaacaatgatttaaaaaataattgaaaaagtATAGACTAGTATGAATATATTGTATCGGCTAATATCTTGGATTTTGTCAATTTCTATCGACCAAGATAATAGGGCAAAATTTTCATACATCATATTGAGGTGTAGCTTATTACTGATACAAACCAAGATCTCGGCCGAGATAAAATTCTTGCTCAAGTTTGGCTCATTTAAACTCAACCAATGGTTAAGGAGTGGAGTTCTTATTTCATTTCGAAACTGGGGCACCCCTGTTCGTGTGGCCGTGGCCTGCGGAAGAGAGGGGGGCTCGAAAGCCCTCtcaccctctctctccctccctccctttccctctccctctctctaccccccccccccccccccttctctctcttttgaacgAAGTCCGCCCTTTTTTTCGTGCAACCAGAGGAGAGGGGGTTGAAAGCCCTCTCTTTGCCTATCTcagcctccctctccctctctcccctcctctttttaagtccctctccctctctctctctctctctctctctctctctctctctctctctctctctctctctctctcttttcaacAAAATAGGGTCTCTTCCGCCCCTATTATCATGCAACCTGAGGAGAGGGAGCTCAAaagccctctctccctctttcggtctctctctctctctccctcactcTCTCCCTTCGTCCCTCTTGCCCCCTTCtcatcctctctttccttctctctctccccctctcttgtCAACTCTAGCTATGTCGGTATGGGCCCAGACAAGCATGGTACCATATCATACCATTGAGCAACCGGTACGAGTCCTAGTACTAGCATAGCATACCTTGGTACCTCAATATATTTGGTGGGTGCATGAAGGATAGAATTAATATCCATGGGAGTTGCACTAACATTGTCCCAGTCATGCAGTAGATCATTGTTCTACTAGTTTCaatgtgagttctttttatattCAACACTAAATCGTAACCGTCGGTTACTTCCTAGACCTCCATGAAATGAGGGTTAGATCCAAAAAGATAGATGACGTAATTGTGGAGCAACCTATAATAGAATTAGAATAACTGGCCTAATCAGCTACAGTCTCGTGGGATGAGGCTGATGAGCATCGAGGAAATGAACTTTGAGCATATGTTTCTGGGATGGTTTTATGATGGCAATTCTGGGATTTAATACTATTAAAACCTGAGGTGCAAATGCTGAAGAGAGTGTTCTTTATAAGTAGTGGTGCATAATGCTAGATATACAAATATAAGAATTCGCACCAAGGTTTTAACTTCTGGATCTTGACAATCTCCGTGGCTGAGTTATACTGATATAAACTGAGATTTGGTTTATCTTGGTCAAGATGGAAcgcttaatattttttattcttgttttgAAATATTTAATGAGCAAGATGTTCGGATATTTGCTCAGCTGATATATAATGACTGACATTAAATTGTCAACCCATATTAGTGGAAAAAAGGATTATCATTTTACACGTTAATTTTTATAGTAAGTGttgaaaattgataaaaaatatatattaaaattatcATCCATTATACTAATACTGACTTGGATGATATCTAGTGACACCTGAACTATGTTAGCTAAAAAACAAAAGTCTGATATTCTGTACTAGTTGTGTCGAAGGGTACCCCATGCAACACATTACATGCATTTTGGCTGAGATGAAAAACATGAGTCCCATCTAATTTAGTGTAAGGAGACAAGGGCTGTATGACAAAGAAAAGTGTCTCATTAAGCATGCAATGACCTAATGTACACTTCTATACTTGATTTTTGCCAACATAATGCATCTTATCGAGaaagtattattattttttattttttaaggttGTATTTGTTTGATGATGCGTCTTTGTTAAGGACTGACTTTGTTTGAGTTTAATATGGTGCATCAATTGGTTAATAAGACTTTTCCCCTTCCAAGTCTCTCTTTTAGCGTAGAATATTATTATATCTGAAATTGCCGACCAGACTTCGGGTCTGTTGACTGGCACCTCACTCCTCAACACATGTTGGGGGGAGGTTCTGGGTTCCACAGTGGCGTTCCACCATTATTCTCTGAAAAAAAGACATTACATTACATTCAAAATTTCCAAGATAGTTTAGTTTCTTGagcgctttttcttttttcttactaATAAACTGTATTTATATTGGCTTGGATATGCAGATGCAATCTGAAAGGGAAGACTTGGAAATTGAGATGGAGACACTTGTCAGTTCATCACAATCTGCAGTAAAGACACCACACGTAGAGATACCTCATAATGTGTCACTTTCAAATGTTGCTATGTCATGGACCCTTTCAAGATTATTTGAACGACTATGGAAGAATGTAAAAGTTGTTATATTTACAGCGAAGATCAATATGTTGCTACCATTTGGACCCATGTCGATCATTCTCCATTACCTTACTAAAAATCATGTAAGTATGCTACTATTACTTGTTAGATTTAGTGTTATGGTTATTCTAGACTACCTGTTTTTAGTCCTCTACAAGGTCCGCATTCTCGATGCCGGTACCGTATCAGTACCTTATTGGTATGGTACAATACATCTTTGTACCAAAATAGCTTTCTAAccattttctcaatttttatctcGGTACGCCTCAGTACGGGCATTACTGAGCTTGTACTGACTTGAAGGTATGTTTCACACCGGTTTTCTTCCGGTACGGTATGCTTCATATTGGACAGTACGGagcggtacggcagaccatgcctCTACCACTCCTATTAGTAATATGGGGTGAAGATCTGTAGTCTTCCAGCCATTTCAATTGAATTGAGAAATAATTAGTGAACTTGCATGTATATCCACCCTATCTTACAGGTCATCTGTCGTGATTTGTGGGGCTAATCGTTGAAGATATTCTAGGTTCGATTATTAGTTGATCTCACTATTGGTGGGTCCAGATTGTATAGTCACTTTTGCAGAATACAAATTACACTTTTCATATTCTATGACATTTGATTCAGCTTGCATAGAGGACTTAAATTGACAGATGGAAATTATTTGTGATGTACCTTTGCCCCCTTTTCTAggataaaaacatcaaaaagttTACTTTCTcatgttttcttttattattattgttattaattattactattactattattattattatactaCGTTGCAGGGACTGGTTTTTTTCTTCAGTTTGATAGGCATAACTCCGTTAGCTGAGCGTTTGGGTTATGCGACTGAGTAAGTCTTGCTGTTTGTATGgaattgtttcttctttttgttttgggagACTTGTCTATAATTATTTCATGAATTTGCCAATTGACATGCTGCCATTCTTATGGTGCAGACAGCTTGCCTTCTACACTGGACCCACAGGTAGACATCATTTAGAATTATGTCCTCTTTTTTAAATGGCTCATACACTTTTTAAATAGTAGATActacattatttttcttttattcctaaGCCTGTCTACCTGGAGCCAGATTTCCGTTGCATGTCAATGACGTATATACATTATGGTGATTGCAGTCGGGGGCCTTCTAAATGCTACATTTGGAAATGCAACAGAGATGATCATAGCTATTTATGCATTGAAACATGGAATGATTCGTGTAGTCAAACAATCATTGCTAGGCTCTATATTATCAAATATGCTCTTAGTTCTTGGTTGTGCTTTCTTCGCTGGTGGGATCGTTCATTCCAAGAAAGATCAGGTCTTCAACAAGGTAGTGATTTTAAACAGTGAATGCAGTTTTTGTTCGATTCATTAGCAGATCTTTCTTGTTTGATGTCTGATAGATAAATACAATTAAAAGGCAGCATTCATCTACAACAGGCAGCTGCAGTCGTAAATTCAGGGTTGCTGCTGATGGCTGTAATGGGCCTACTGTTTCCAGCTGTTCTTCACTTTACACACTCAGAGGTGCAATATGGAAAGTCAGAGGTTTCTCTTTCAAGGTTTAGCAGTTGTGTGATGCTCGTAGCTTATGCTAGCTACCTTGTTTTTCAACTGAAGAGCCACCGCAACCTTTACAGTCCAATTGATGAAGTAAGTTATCTGACTAAACCTGAAAGATTTGAGTTAAATTACCATTTTAATCTGAGTAACTGTACAAATCCACTGATGACAGCTATGGTTTCTGGGTCAGCTTAAATTTTCACTTTGGTCCTTCGAAAACGATCCATGCTTCCAGCTGATCTGGTTTGAGAATCAGCACTCAGGAATAAAAATGCATATTTTACATGAGCAGAACATGTGAAAATATTGACTACAAATATTCACGTGTACAAACATTGTATTAATTGTGAAATTGCTGGAGAAGGCATATTAATAGTGAAACTATTTTCTTTCATCCAATGAAAATTCAATTTAAGTTTGTGATTCCAAACTATTTGGATATGTTTGGATAAATACATTATTATGACACCATTACATGTGTTTTGGCCTGATATCTTTACGCTATGGTTTCTAGTCAGTTTACTGTCTCTACTTATGAACTGATAGTCTTTTTTCCCCTGATACATCATGTCTTTTACATATTCCTTGTTGGAACCTTCTCTCCCCATGGTGATGCACCATAATCTCCCGCTGTTTGACAGGACAAGTCGTTGATGATGATCATTTTTGAAAAATCACTTAGACATGGCATGGAGCACTATTTTCCTTCCTGACAATACACTGTCTTTCGAGGCGGAGATCTATCACTCTAAGTCTCTAACTgaataattattataaaatgATGCCTCAAGAACTATTTGTAATAACCTTAGTTATCTGACCTATCTTTTCCTAATTACCATGTAAAATATTAGTATGATTTTCTAAATAAGTAACAAAAACCCATTGGTGCTTCATATGGGAGATGAGCTCTGTGCAGACATTTCTCTAGACGCATCACTCTTCTTGGTTGTCAATCATAAGTCACCAATGATACATCAATTATTGTGCTCATTAAGTTTTTTTCCCAAGAGAGCATAggaataagaaaaaaagattcaGACAGTCCTGGCGTGTGCAGACGTCTGAAGTTGACTTTGGTTCTATCATCAGCAGAAACAATTTTAAATTCTGTGGAGGGCCTGGGGCCTTTAATTGTTAATATTTTTGTGTTATATCATATTTTTTGCTTTATATGATTATCGAGAATGTCAAAACACCGAGCCCAGGAGATAGAGATAGGGCTTGTTAATTATGGTTATTGTTAATAGTCACTTACCGAGAGATTTGAAGTtgtaattttcttttgtgtcagcTTTAATTGTTATTATGGTGTTCCTTATAGAGTTTCGGTGTATCAGGACTCCTGTTTTCAGAACTGCTAGATTTCATGTTTTCTATAAAAACACATTTCTAACTTAAAACTGATTCTTCGCTCATCTTCTTTTCAGTCAGTGAATAAATCATTCCCCCTAATAATGTAGTAATTTGATTTCCTTCTGCATGCAATATTTTCATGTTTATGCATGAATCACTGTTCAAGATTCTAATAAAAGGAGCCTTTCTTGCTTCCCTCTCTTGCATCATTCTGCAACTTGTTCTATATT
This portion of the Phoenix dactylifera cultivar Barhee BC4 chromosome 11, palm_55x_up_171113_PBpolish2nd_filt_p, whole genome shotgun sequence genome encodes:
- the LOC120112355 gene encoding vacuolar cation/proton exchanger 3-like — its product is MQSEREDLEIEMETLVSSSQSAVKTPHVEIPHNVSLSNVAMSWTLSRLFERLWKNVKVVIFTAKINMLLPFGPMSIILHYLTKNHGLVFFFSLIGITPLAERLGYATEQLAFYTGPTVGGLLNATFGNATEMIIAIYALKHGMIRVVKQSLLGSILSNMLLVLGCAFFAGGIVHSKKDQVFNKAAAVVNSGLLLMAVMGLLFPAVLHFTHSEVQYGKSEVSLSRFSSCVMLVAYASYLVFQLKSHRNLYSPIDEEDRQNEDDPDEVEVPELGQWEAISWLAVLTIWVSILSEYLVNAIEGASDSLNLPVGFISVILLPIVGNAAEHASAIMFAMKDKLDITLGVAIGSSTQISMFVIPFCVVVGWITGKQMDLNFQLFETATLFITVLVVAFMLQEGTTNYFKGLMLILCYLIVAASFFVHVDPADGNV